A stretch of Lysinibacillus agricola DNA encodes these proteins:
- a CDS encoding glycosyltransferase family 4 protein → MLYVSLIAAFVASILLTPLVKRLAFRIGAVDAPNYRKVHARIMPRLGGLAIFLAFLIAVAIFYPILIHNENGSEFLLSIIIGACIIVATGVIDDMREISAKAKLVGQLAAALIVIFVGGIQIEMVNLPFVGELNFGLLSIPLTILWIVGITNAINLIDGLDGLAAGVSTIALITLAVMAFILSNMFVLAIASILAAATFGFLFYNFHPAKIFMGDTGALFLGFMISVLALLGFKNITFVALIIPVIILGVPISDTFFAIVRRVRMKKKWSDPDKSHLHHRLLDMGFTHRQTVLIIYAIAMMFGIAAIIFSMAKVWGAILLVAVILTAIEIFVEIIGLAGKNYKPLLNFVRIFK, encoded by the coding sequence ATGCTTTATGTGTCTTTAATAGCAGCATTCGTTGCTTCCATATTGTTAACTCCACTAGTTAAACGATTAGCGTTCAGAATAGGTGCTGTAGATGCACCAAACTATCGAAAAGTACATGCACGAATTATGCCAAGACTTGGCGGATTGGCGATTTTCCTTGCGTTTTTAATAGCTGTGGCTATATTTTATCCAATTTTGATACACAATGAAAATGGTAGTGAGTTTTTACTATCAATTATAATTGGTGCTTGTATTATCGTAGCAACAGGTGTCATAGATGATATGCGTGAAATTTCCGCAAAGGCAAAATTGGTTGGTCAGCTTGCTGCGGCACTTATCGTTATCTTTGTAGGTGGCATTCAAATTGAAATGGTTAATTTACCATTTGTAGGTGAATTAAATTTTGGATTACTAAGTATCCCTTTAACAATTCTTTGGATTGTTGGTATTACAAATGCCATTAATTTAATCGATGGCTTAGATGGTCTCGCTGCCGGTGTTTCAACGATTGCCCTTATTACTTTAGCAGTCATGGCATTTATTCTGAGCAATATGTTCGTTTTAGCAATCGCATCCATTTTAGCAGCAGCGACATTTGGATTTTTATTTTACAATTTCCACCCAGCGAAAATCTTTATGGGAGATACAGGAGCCTTATTCCTTGGCTTTATGATATCAGTGCTCGCATTGCTTGGATTTAAAAATATTACGTTCGTGGCATTAATTATCCCAGTTATTATATTAGGTGTGCCAATTTCTGATACATTCTTTGCGATTGTTCGTCGTGTACGCATGAAGAAAAAATGGTCTGATCCAGATAAATCACACTTACATCACCGTTTACTGGATATGGGCTTCACACATCGTCAAACAGTACTCATTATTTATGCGATTGCAATGATGTTTGGAATAGCAGCGATCATTTTCTCTATGGCAAAAGTATGGGGTGCGATTTTACTCGTAGCTGTCATATTAACTGCCATTGAAATTTTTGTTGAAATTATCGGACTCGCTGGTAAAAACTACAAGCCGTTATTGAATTTTGTTCGGATATTCAAGTAA